The Cardinium endosymbiont of Culicoides punctatus genome has a segment encoding these proteins:
- a CDS encoding Ig-like domain-containing domain: MSKTFHSKVFLAIIRRICIFPLLVVSCVTVKEPEGGPPDETPLKMVRTFPENGSLHFKDKKIRITFNKNIKVEGIHANLLIMPKLDTSKNSKQPYSYSVSGKTLKIKLNVPLKEDTTYSMYFNNAVKDTHEGTKPTDAVLTFSTGSFIDPITAKGEIKELLTNRPVGDVGIYLYSSERDPKEWQEKGVPDYCTTANKDGYFTIDHIRLGTYYVRATTGKNSKYEIDYEKDQYGFFKNPIDLNDSRTDILIPLVATDVRDFKLLRSAPQRGFFEIVFNKPIVKYQLIPLQTIGTKGKPQIYSIVSDKSSRTICIYNTFGLLEGEQFEVKLIAEDLYHTVIEQHLHINFKEGKQDIKPVKLSHTLLPRPVASILPNFTETITFNKPIREINQNLIYFEQTKDKKIPLGMEELEWNSDKTKLTIKKVFTQEEVAACLSEEQGKKEHSITKKTITLHIESEAFLAFDQDPNKKISITYPFRNEEETGTISGKIETTVEYFIIELLDSKDEIVDTIRDAKDYCFTMIPPGTYSVRVRVLNEGEEEWFPGNIRKHIEPNPVIFYEKEVGVVEKWDVTGIDLKF, encoded by the coding sequence ATGTCTAAAACTTTTCATTCTAAGGTTTTTCTCGCTATTATAAGGCGTATATGTATATTCCCTTTGCTTGTTGTCTCTTGTGTTACCGTGAAAGAGCCAGAAGGTGGGCCTCCTGATGAGACTCCTCTTAAGATGGTTCGTACTTTTCCGGAAAATGGATCTTTACATTTTAAAGATAAAAAAATCCGCATTACCTTCAATAAAAACATTAAAGTAGAAGGCATTCACGCCAACTTATTAATCATGCCGAAGTTAGATACATCTAAAAATAGCAAGCAGCCTTATAGTTATAGTGTAAGTGGAAAAACGTTAAAAATAAAACTAAATGTCCCATTGAAAGAAGATACAACTTATTCCATGTATTTTAACAATGCGGTAAAGGATACGCACGAGGGCACTAAACCAACAGATGCTGTATTGACTTTCAGTACAGGTTCCTTTATCGACCCCATTACGGCTAAAGGAGAAATAAAAGAGTTATTGACCAATAGGCCCGTGGGAGATGTTGGTATTTATTTATACAGTAGTGAACGTGATCCTAAAGAATGGCAAGAAAAAGGTGTTCCTGATTATTGTACAACAGCCAATAAAGATGGCTATTTTACTATAGATCATATACGTTTGGGCACATATTATGTTCGTGCTACTACTGGAAAAAATAGCAAATATGAGATTGATTATGAAAAAGACCAATATGGTTTTTTTAAAAATCCTATTGACTTAAATGACTCTCGAACAGATATTTTAATACCTTTGGTAGCAACCGATGTACGTGACTTTAAGCTATTACGCAGCGCTCCTCAAAGAGGTTTCTTTGAAATTGTCTTTAATAAACCAATTGTAAAATACCAACTTATACCATTACAAACCATAGGTACTAAAGGGAAACCACAGATATATAGCATAGTTTCTGATAAATCCTCTAGAACCATTTGTATATACAATACATTTGGATTATTAGAGGGAGAGCAATTTGAAGTCAAGCTCATTGCCGAAGATCTCTATCATACAGTAATAGAACAACATTTGCACATTAACTTTAAAGAAGGAAAACAGGATATTAAACCAGTAAAATTAAGCCATACGCTATTGCCACGACCAGTTGCTTCTATATTACCTAATTTCACAGAAACTATTACATTTAATAAGCCCATTCGAGAGATCAATCAAAATTTGATCTATTTTGAGCAGACAAAGGATAAAAAAATTCCTCTAGGAATGGAAGAACTAGAGTGGAATTCAGATAAAACCAAGTTGACTATAAAAAAGGTTTTTACGCAAGAGGAAGTAGCAGCATGTCTTTCTGAAGAACAAGGGAAAAAAGAACATAGTATAACAAAAAAAACAATAACGTTACATATAGAATCAGAAGCTTTCCTAGCATTTGATCAAGACCCAAACAAAAAAATTTCTATAACCTATCCATTTAGAAATGAAGAAGAGACAGGAACTATTTCCGGGAAAATAGAAACCACTGTGGAGTATTTTATTATTGAATTACTAGATAGTAAGGATGAAATAGTTGACACGATACGTGATGCAAAAGATTATTGTTTTACAATGATTCCTCCTGGTACCTATAGTGTTCGTGTGCGTGTATTAAATGAAGGAGAGGAAGAATGGTTCCCTGGTAATATTCGTAAGCATATTGAACCCAATCCTGTAATATTTTATGAAAAAGAAGTTGGTGTTGTAGAAAAATGGGATGTAACAGGTATCGACCTTAAGTTTTAG
- the pdhA gene encoding pyruvate dehydrogenase (acetyl-transferring) E1 component subunit alpha, producing the protein MSRLGAIKPEQEGTCSYTSKVDLSPFYLGWYETMLLIRRFEDKAAQLYGQQKIKGFCHLYNGQEACVAGAVTALRKEDKYITAYRDHAHPIALGTDPKYIMAELYGKSTGISKGYGGSMHLFDKEHHFFGGHAIVGGQIPLGVGIAFAEKYNKTDNLCIAFMGDGAVRQGAVHEAFNLAMLYSLPIIFVIENNGYSMGTSLERSSNVTALYQIGAGYNMDAKQVDGLCVEDVHGAVQDAAEKARKGIPNLLEFVTYRYRGHSMSDPANYRTKEEVESYKDQDPILKIQRLILEKKVGNESDLSSINDRVKAKIAEAINFAETSPFPDPATVYHYIYKQDNYPFLQN; encoded by the coding sequence ATGAGCCGATTAGGGGCAATTAAACCTGAGCAGGAAGGTACTTGTTCATATACCTCTAAAGTGGACTTATCACCGTTTTATCTAGGATGGTATGAGACGATGTTGCTTATTCGAAGATTTGAAGATAAGGCAGCCCAGCTCTATGGACAACAAAAAATTAAAGGCTTTTGTCATCTCTATAACGGGCAAGAAGCATGTGTGGCAGGTGCTGTAACTGCTTTACGTAAAGAGGATAAATACATTACTGCTTATCGTGATCATGCCCATCCTATTGCTCTAGGCACTGACCCTAAATACATTATGGCAGAACTATATGGTAAATCTACTGGTATTTCTAAAGGATATGGTGGCTCCATGCACTTATTTGACAAAGAACACCACTTCTTTGGGGGTCATGCCATTGTAGGAGGACAGATTCCTTTAGGTGTAGGTATTGCATTTGCTGAAAAATACAATAAAACAGATAATCTATGCATTGCATTTATGGGAGATGGAGCAGTACGTCAAGGAGCTGTCCATGAAGCATTTAATTTAGCCATGCTCTATAGTTTACCCATAATTTTTGTGATAGAGAACAATGGGTATTCCATGGGTACTTCGTTAGAACGTAGTTCTAATGTAACAGCACTTTATCAAATAGGTGCTGGTTATAACATGGATGCTAAACAAGTAGATGGGCTATGTGTGGAAGATGTACATGGTGCCGTTCAAGACGCTGCAGAAAAAGCAAGAAAGGGCATACCAAACCTATTAGAGTTTGTAACTTACCGTTACAGAGGGCATTCTATGTCTGACCCTGCCAATTATCGTACCAAAGAAGAAGTAGAATCTTATAAAGATCAAGATCCTATTCTCAAGATTCAAAGACTAATACTTGAAAAAAAAGTTGGAAATGAATCCGATTTAAGCAGTATCAATGATAGGGTTAAAGCAAAAATAGCAGAAGCAATAAATTTTGCAGAAACATCTCCGTTTCCAGATCCAGCAACTGTTTATCATTATATTTACAAACAAGACAATTATCCATTTCTTCAGAATTAA
- a CDS encoding tetratricopeptide repeat protein — protein MKIIDINSIPRKQNTTQKIAHSEREKIAFSIKRRKRRIYIISLLVIVLSSSLSGWHFYQEKKDIKAQNDSFQAVYYFEAEDFNKALEGDGMHKGLLEVVKSYPYTKTANLLNLYIGVAYMHQKAYDKALQFLNRSHFKDLILQARAWCVMGDVYSEQGNHKQAATYYMKAAHYKTNSVYSPGYLVKAAIAFESVNQYKDAYHCYQEIVEKFPESHYGNDIALKEASRLSALL, from the coding sequence ATGAAAATAATAGACATAAACAGTATACCTAGAAAACAAAACACTACACAGAAAATAGCCCATAGTGAACGTGAAAAAATAGCATTTTCTATAAAGCGTAGAAAACGAAGGATTTATATAATTAGCTTGCTTGTTATAGTGCTTTCTAGCAGTTTATCCGGATGGCACTTTTATCAAGAGAAAAAGGATATAAAAGCGCAAAATGATAGCTTCCAAGCTGTCTATTATTTTGAAGCGGAAGATTTTAATAAAGCGCTGGAGGGAGATGGGATGCACAAAGGCCTTTTAGAAGTAGTTAAATCATATCCTTATACCAAAACAGCAAATTTATTAAACCTTTATATAGGCGTTGCTTATATGCATCAAAAAGCATACGATAAAGCGCTTCAATTTTTAAATAGATCTCATTTTAAAGATCTTATTTTACAAGCACGTGCCTGGTGTGTAATGGGCGATGTGTATAGTGAACAAGGCAATCACAAACAAGCAGCAACTTACTATATGAAGGCAGCACATTACAAAACAAATAGTGTCTATTCTCCTGGATACCTGGTTAAAGCTGCTATTGCCTTTGAATCCGTAAATCAGTATAAAGATGCTTACCACTGCTACCAAGAGATTGTAGAAAAATTTCCAGAATCCCATTATGGGAATGATATAGCGCTGAAAGAAGCAAGCAGGTTGTCCGCATTATTATAG
- the recJ gene encoding single-stranded-DNA-specific exonuclease RecJ yields MCKRWVIQSPKKQETVEALTKVLGTPFSLSAILVQRGVNTFEQAKNFFRPSLAALHNPFLMKDMDKAIARLIQALDNREKILVYGDYDVDGTTAVALVYSFLKELPNVHVGYYVPDRMVEGYGVSMQAIEKAYQDGIHLILTLDCGIKAHTSIARAVELGIDVIVCDHHEAGDTLPPASAILDPKQPDCPYPFKELSGCGIGFKLLQAFCISKRLKEATIYPYLDLVAVSTACDIVPLVDENRILTYYGMKQLERSPRPGLQALMQLGMLTNPITISDIVFKIGPRINAAGRMSHASLAVQLLIEKEPSQAKNLANAIDEQNLLRKEIDCTITQEALSIIQNTIKPKQKKSNVLFNPNWHKGIIGIVASRCIEEYYRPTIILTLSDGKATGSARSVPGYNIYEAIAACSELLYQYGGHAFAAGLTMSTDSILKFQEKFEKVVAETIDEQLLIPQQTIHAIIRFQDITHKFVNILMQMAPFGAGNPTPVFVSTKVYAHTYTLLKGAHLKLEVYQEGSKQRYEAIGFNFASYESIVSSGRPFSIAYTIGYNYYHGNKSIQLFLKDIKEEDTDVNNCTTSPRKMQKLEEEMLDLK; encoded by the coding sequence ATGTGTAAACGTTGGGTCATCCAATCTCCCAAGAAACAGGAGACAGTAGAGGCGCTCACCAAGGTACTGGGTACGCCTTTTTCTTTGTCTGCTATTTTAGTTCAAAGAGGAGTAAATACGTTTGAGCAAGCTAAAAATTTTTTCCGTCCCTCTTTAGCAGCATTGCATAATCCCTTTTTGATGAAGGATATGGATAAGGCTATAGCACGTCTCATTCAAGCACTGGATAATAGAGAAAAAATATTAGTCTATGGTGACTATGATGTAGATGGCACTACAGCAGTGGCATTGGTTTATTCTTTTCTCAAAGAATTACCCAATGTGCATGTAGGCTATTATGTCCCAGACCGGATGGTAGAAGGGTATGGCGTGTCTATGCAAGCCATAGAAAAAGCATATCAAGATGGCATTCATCTGATACTTACGCTAGACTGTGGCATCAAAGCACATACGTCTATTGCTAGAGCTGTAGAACTAGGCATAGATGTAATTGTCTGTGACCACCATGAAGCAGGAGACACCCTTCCTCCAGCATCTGCTATTTTAGATCCAAAGCAGCCCGATTGCCCCTATCCCTTTAAGGAGCTCTCGGGTTGTGGTATAGGTTTTAAATTACTACAAGCCTTTTGCATAAGCAAAAGGTTAAAAGAAGCAACAATCTATCCTTACTTAGATCTTGTAGCAGTAAGTACTGCTTGTGACATAGTGCCATTAGTAGATGAAAACAGAATTTTAACTTACTATGGTATGAAGCAGTTAGAACGTTCTCCACGCCCAGGCCTACAAGCACTTATGCAGTTGGGGATGTTAACGAATCCTATTACAATTTCTGATATTGTTTTTAAAATAGGCCCACGTATTAATGCTGCTGGACGCATGAGTCATGCTTCTTTAGCTGTTCAGTTATTGATAGAAAAAGAGCCATCTCAGGCCAAAAACTTGGCCAATGCTATCGACGAGCAAAACTTGCTAAGAAAAGAGATCGACTGTACCATTACACAAGAAGCGTTATCTATCATTCAAAATACGATAAAACCTAAACAAAAAAAGAGTAATGTGCTCTTTAATCCAAATTGGCATAAAGGGATTATTGGTATTGTCGCTTCTCGCTGCATTGAGGAATACTATAGACCTACTATTATTTTAACACTTTCAGATGGGAAAGCTACAGGTTCAGCTCGGTCTGTTCCTGGATATAATATTTACGAAGCCATTGCTGCATGTAGCGAACTTTTATACCAGTATGGTGGACATGCTTTTGCGGCAGGATTGACCATGTCTACAGATAGTATACTTAAATTTCAAGAAAAATTTGAAAAAGTAGTAGCAGAAACAATAGATGAACAGCTCTTAATACCTCAACAGACCATTCATGCTATTATTCGATTTCAAGATATCACACACAAATTTGTAAATATTTTAATGCAAATGGCACCTTTTGGCGCAGGAAATCCAACGCCTGTATTTGTTAGCACAAAAGTTTATGCCCATACATACACCCTTCTTAAGGGAGCACACCTTAAATTAGAAGTATATCAAGAAGGGAGCAAACAGCGCTATGAAGCCATTGGTTTCAATTTTGCATCCTACGAATCTATTGTATCCAGTGGGCGACCATTTTCTATAGCCTACACCATAGGCTATAATTATTACCATGGAAATAAATCTATACAACTGTTTTTAAAAGATATAAAAGAAGAGGATACAGATGTAAATAATTGCACGACATCTCCTAGAAAAATGCAAAAACTGGAAGAAGAAATGCTTGATTTAAAATAA
- a CDS encoding ankyrin repeat domain-containing protein — MKHICKTITFSAMVWMITGINTCTSIARNRNVTSTHTDNQEEKKWTVSLPKKGIEAIQKGDIRQLEEIFDRYKDKDDKKSIANTETRLWQDADDLVDYVQESILYLAIYYRHMAKGKDKDKYLEIIQFLLKQGANPNVPRKLLMTIRPLCIDTPLTTATRAHDEDVVKLLLEHGTDVNNLDDTPDDYEEGPVSALHVAMYNGDIPILKILLAHKDIDVNQPARTGLLPLQASINGYKLRHDSNNLEAVRLLLRDKRIDVNKKSDYGNTAFNNAINRGLTDMVEILLEHPTIDLEQKNRYGRTPLAEAVHDGHVEIVELLLNYGANPEGIIPTKWGAFLSKLGSQKHKRIKELLEKARKNQDKTKAFKYIFDPIDVTKADGKCSICHTELVDTSEYNHAIALKCKHKFHLDCIDQWIKPSTATCPLCRAKIK, encoded by the coding sequence ATGAAACATATTTGTAAAACAATCACCTTTTCAGCCATGGTATGGATGATTACTGGCATAAATACGTGTACAAGCATTGCACGCAATAGAAATGTTACAAGTACACACACTGATAACCAAGAAGAAAAAAAATGGACTGTATCTCTTCCTAAAAAAGGTATTGAAGCCATTCAAAAGGGAGATATACGGCAACTAGAAGAAATTTTTGATAGGTATAAAGATAAAGATGATAAAAAAAGCATTGCAAATACAGAAACAAGGTTATGGCAAGATGCAGATGATCTGGTAGATTATGTGCAAGAATCTATTTTATATCTTGCTATTTACTATAGACATATGGCTAAAGGAAAGGACAAAGATAAATATCTAGAAATTATTCAATTTTTATTGAAGCAAGGTGCGAATCCTAACGTACCACGTAAACTTTTGATGACTATTCGTCCTCTATGTATAGATACTCCTCTAACCACAGCAACTCGGGCACACGATGAGGATGTGGTAAAGCTATTGCTCGAACATGGAACAGATGTGAACAACCTGGATGATACACCAGATGATTATGAAGAGGGTCCGGTCAGTGCGCTCCATGTAGCTATGTACAATGGTGATATACCTATTCTTAAGATCCTTTTAGCACATAAAGATATAGATGTAAATCAACCTGCGAGAACAGGGCTATTACCATTACAAGCGAGTATAAATGGCTACAAACTTAGGCATGACAGTAATAACCTAGAGGCAGTACGTTTACTATTAAGAGACAAGAGAATTGATGTCAATAAAAAAAGTGATTATGGAAATACTGCATTTAACAACGCCATTAATCGGGGTCTTACAGACATGGTAGAAATATTATTAGAGCATCCAACTATAGATCTAGAACAAAAAAACCGTTACGGACGTACCCCACTTGCAGAAGCGGTGCATGATGGCCATGTAGAAATTGTGGAGTTACTATTAAATTATGGAGCCAATCCAGAAGGTATTATACCAACAAAATGGGGTGCATTTTTGTCAAAATTGGGTTCTCAAAAACACAAAAGAATCAAAGAGCTTTTAGAGAAGGCAAGGAAAAATCAGGATAAAACAAAAGCGTTCAAATATATTTTTGATCCTATTGATGTTACTAAAGCGGATGGAAAATGTTCTATTTGTCATACCGAATTAGTGGATACTAGTGAGTATAACCATGCAATAGCATTAAAATGCAAGCATAAATTTCACTTAGATTGTATAGATCAGTGGATTAAACCTAGTACAGCAACTTGTCCACTTTGTCGAGCAAAAATTAAATAG